One part of the Bicyclus anynana chromosome 8, ilBicAnyn1.1, whole genome shotgun sequence genome encodes these proteins:
- the LOC112053160 gene encoding protein suppressor of white apricot isoform X2, whose protein sequence is MSVKWTGQSETGILRKSECKEKKEELFVFGYTCKLFRDDVKALQVDQGKHLIPWMGDETLKIDRYDARGALHDLSALEAPPGGFDWRVELTRAERDVEQLCDEERYRALHTDEDEEEMYKEEELKRLHAAGYGQVGFNYDAPTESKPEVPVEIEEPFEPSQALKDLLPANTIFPDTQKQNAIIEKTSNFIAHQGTQMEILIKAKQQDNPQFKFLNKDCPLHGYYTALTALVKAGKWPEKKVETVEEKHQEINEDYLHPSLAATIIESAPSIPSIHYKPSADCDYTLLISKMRGEATLDEAYTTELAPGEVAPPGTEPLPPRASTEITGAPVMYNNTDHATQQQYPPFYNQYMAQSQMQANIQTNTQVNNTLAPRTDKPASKSTGLSLMKNYNTDSDSDVSDFDDSSSTDSKDKPIILTPPDDVKTVIDKMAAYVARNGDEFEEIVRSKCDPRFTFLEPDNLYHPFYKRLMQEKRGVDVNGREKEQVTREKTPVVSFSIKKHKEPDPILPKPALPYESSEDEDKQADTTEENKEQPKTNIPQIQATNNIPPVLVYKMEVGQINNLPVVKTIEQRVSNKTARAITLPEVKEEVKEPVTEFPKIEEYPEKEVEKIREVTPEKKEKNRDREKKSPSKRKHERKKEYRSKEHRERRSERRSAEREKEREKERERKRDRESDKKRKKYKDDLESEIISLEDNSDEMIDLTGDQSDSKGECETEVDRTKQQERRKRAAEFLKKVGVDPAAAALPTTSLASAMVDTLESLKKKRDEQEEKRRRHEKRRRKEKREYEGESDKHRKSKRKKKQID, encoded by the exons atgtcAGTAAAATGGACAGGTCAAAGTGAAACTGGAATATTGCGAAAAAGTGAATGCAAAGAGAAGAAAGAAGAATTATTCGTGTTCGGCTATACGTGCAAACTGTTCAGGGACGATGTTAAAGCCCTGCAGGTTGACCAAGGCAAACACCTCATTCCGTGGATGGGGGATGAAACGTTGAAAATCGACAG GTATGATGCGAGGGGTGCACTCCATGATCTGTCAGCCCTGGAGGCTCCGCCCGGGGGCTTTGACTGGCGAGTGGAGCTCACCAGGGCAGAGCGGGATGTGGAGCAGCTCTGTGACGAGGAGAGGTACCGGGCGCTCCACActgatgaagatgaagaagaGATGTACAAAG AGGAAGAGTTGAAGCGACTTCATGCAGCTGGGTATGGGCAGGTGGGATTCAACTATGATGCTCCAACCGAGTCCAAGCCTGAGGTGCCAGTTGAAATCGAAGAACCGTTTGAGCCAAGTCAAGCACTCAAGGATCTCTTGCCAGCTAACACAATTttt CCCGACACCCAAAAACAGAATGCGATAATAGAGAAGACATCAAACTTCATTGCTCACCAAGGCACTCAGATGGAGATCCTGATCAAAGCTAAACAGCAAGACAACCCGCAGTTCAAGTTCCTCAACAAGGATTGTCCCCTGCACGGATACTACACAGCGCTCACCGCACTGGTCAAGGCTGGGAAGTGGCCCGAGAAGAAGGTAGAGACTGTGGAAG aAAAACATCAAGAAATCAATGAAGACTACCTCCATCCAAGTCTGGCTGCAACAATTATTGAATCG gCGCCCTCCATTCCGAGCATCCATTACAAGCCGTCGGCGGACTGCGACTATACTCTGCTGATATCCAAGATGCGCGGCGAGGCGACCCTGGACGAGGCCTACACCACCGAGCTGGCGCCAGGCGAGGTGGCGCCCCCTGGCACGGAGCCCCTGCCCCCGCGCGCCAGCACCGAGATCACTGGGGCTCCTGTCATGTACAACAACACTGATCATG caaCACAGCAGCAGTATCCGCCCTTCTACAACCAGTATATGGCTCAGTCGCAGATGCAGgcgaacatacaaacaaacacacaagtCAACAACACACTGGCGCCGCGGACGGACAAGCCTGCCAGCAAGTCCACTGGGCTCAGTCTCATGAAGAACTACAATACTGACAGCGATAGTGATGTCTCGg ATTTCGACGACAGCTCATCAACCGACAGCAAAGACAAACCTATAATACTAACTCCGCCGGATGACGTCAAGACTGTCATAGACAAGATGGCGGCGTACGTGGCGCGGAACGGTGACGAGTTTGAGGAGATCGTGCGCTCCAAGTGCGACCCGCGGTTTACTTTCCTGGAGCCCGACAACTTGTATCACCCTTTCTATAAACGGCTGATGCAAGAGAAGAGGGGAGTCGATGTCAATGGGAGGGAGAAGGAGCAAGTCACACGGGAGAAAA CCCCGGTAGTATCGTTCTCAATAAAGAAGCACAAAGAACCCGATCCAATACTACCCAAACCAGCTCTGCCATATGAATCAAGCGAGGACGAAGACAAGCAAGCAGACACCACCGAGGAGAATAAAGAACAACCCAAAACCAACATACCACAGATACAAGCAACCAACAACATACCACCCGTACTGGTGTACAAGATGGAGGTGGGACAGATTAACAACCTGCCGGTCGTTAAAACCATAGAGCAGAGAGTTAGCAACAAGACAGCAAGAGCCATCACTTTGCCGGAGGTTAAGgaagag GTGAAAGAACCAGTTACAGAGTTCCCAAAAATCGAAGAGTACCCGGAAAAGGAAGTGGAAAAAATAAGAGAAGTAACTCCAGAAAAGAAGGAAAAAAACAGAGACAGGGAGAAGAAGAGTCCTAGCAAGAGGAAACACGAAAGAAAAAAAGAGTATCGATCTAAAGAGCATAGAGAAAGGAGATCAGAACGAAGGAGTGCAGAAAGGGAAAAGGAAAGAGAAAAAGAACGAGAAAGGAAGAGAGATAGGGAAAGTGACAAAAAGAGGAAAAAATATAAGGATGATTTAGAGAGTGAGATTATTTCTTTGGAGGACAATTCTGATGAAATGATCGACTTGACTGGTGACCAGTCAGATTCTAAAG GTGAATGTGAAACTGAAGTGGACAGAACGAAACAGCAAGAAAGGCGGAAACGTGCGGCGGAGTTCCTCAAGAAAGTGGGCGTGGATCCGGCCGCCGCAGCCTTACCCACCACCTCACTCGCCAGCGCCATG GTCGACACGCTGGAATCATTAAAAAAGAAGAGAGACGAACAGG